In Synergistota bacterium, one genomic interval encodes:
- a CDS encoding UDP-N-acetylmuramoyl-L-alanyl-D-glutamate--2,6-diaminopimelate ligase — protein MKLAEIAKRLGNVEVKGELVDKHVKGVTHDSRKVKEGYMFACVPGFSTDGHLYIEDAKKRGAVAALVERFCECDIPQIKVDSVRKSLPWVASWVYGEPSRGLLCIGVTGTNGKTTTTFLIKSILEKAGYKPMLFGTIEYRFGDRVIPASRTTPEASDIMEFISEGVNSGNDSLVMEVSSHSLDLHRVDSIDFDIGILTNITPEHLDFHGTFENYRNSKAKLFKKTKKSSVLNADDESYSFIKDVAASPVISYGVKSFLSDVRLKKVDFKFGGMDIEIETPIGVLYISSSLMGMFNVYNILASVACGISLGLDLTVIKEGIEAVKGVPGRMEVFKKEGFPTVVIDYAHTPDALEKVLLAIEGFNPKRIISVFGLGGNRFVDNRPIMGKIAASMCYKVFITSDNARWENPMDIAKQIAEGCKLVGGKYEIVLNRKRAIEKAIEEASPGDVVLVAGKGHEDYFEIKGQIRYFSDREVVEKILGLRG, from the coding sequence TTGAAATTAGCAGAAATAGCAAAAAGATTGGGAAATGTAGAAGTAAAAGGGGAACTTGTGGATAAGCATGTTAAAGGGGTCACTCATGATTCTCGTAAAGTTAAAGAGGGATACATGTTTGCCTGTGTTCCTGGTTTTTCTACTGATGGACATCTTTATATAGAAGATGCTAAAAAGAGAGGAGCTGTAGCAGCACTTGTTGAGAGATTTTGCGAATGCGATATTCCTCAAATAAAAGTGGATTCCGTTAGAAAGAGTCTTCCTTGGGTTGCTTCTTGGGTTTATGGTGAACCTTCTCGGGGACTTCTATGTATAGGGGTTACGGGTACTAATGGTAAGACTACAACTACCTTTTTAATTAAATCTATTTTAGAGAAAGCGGGCTACAAACCTATGCTGTTTGGCACAATAGAGTATCGGTTTGGAGATAGGGTTATTCCAGCTTCAAGAACAACTCCTGAAGCATCAGATATAATGGAATTTATAAGTGAAGGAGTAAATTCTGGAAATGATTCTCTGGTTATGGAAGTTTCCTCTCATTCTCTTGATCTTCATCGGGTTGATTCTATAGATTTTGATATAGGTATACTGACGAACATAACGCCAGAGCATCTTGATTTTCACGGGACTTTTGAAAACTATAGAAACTCAAAAGCTAAGTTGTTTAAAAAGACCAAGAAATCATCGGTTTTAAATGCGGATGATGAGAGTTATTCTTTTATAAAAGATGTAGCTGCTTCTCCAGTCATATCTTATGGTGTAAAAAGTTTTCTTAGTGATGTAAGGTTAAAAAAAGTTGATTTTAAGTTTGGCGGAATGGATATTGAAATAGAAACCCCTATAGGAGTTCTTTATATAAGCAGTTCTCTTATGGGAATGTTTAACGTTTATAATATCTTAGCTTCTGTTGCTTGCGGAATATCTTTGGGATTGGATTTAACGGTCATAAAAGAAGGTATTGAAGCTGTTAAAGGTGTTCCTGGGAGAATGGAAGTGTTTAAGAAAGAAGGGTTTCCTACAGTAGTAATAGATTATGCTCATACACCCGATGCACTTGAGAAAGTTTTACTGGCTATTGAAGGATTTAATCCTAAGAGGATCATTAGTGTTTTTGGTTTAGGAGGAAATAGATTTGTTGATAATAGACCTATTATGGGAAAAATAGCGGCATCCATGTGCTACAAGGTTTTTATAACTTCGGATAACGCTCGCTGGGAAAATCCGATGGACATAGCTAAGCAAATAGCTGAGGGTTGTAAATTAGTTGGTGGAAAGTATGAGATAGTTTTGAATAGGAAAAGGGCCATAGAAAAGGCTATAGAGGAAGCATCTCCAGGCGATGTCGTTTTAGTTGCTGGGAAGGGTCATGAGGATTACTTTGAGATAAAAGGGCAGATAAGGTATTTTTCAGATAGGGAGGTTGTAGAAAAGATCTTAGGATTAAGGGGTTAA
- a CDS encoding GerMN domain-containing protein, with the protein MRRSERRKYRRRILWGRVIAAIAIVFIAIWGGYHLVGYMVKHRFFLKEEKAVKEMPIEKASIEEKRAEVSKKLIYLYLPDSQYAKLVEGTREIVESSIEEMVKDLFKILSESRERVIPQGVELKHVFVGKGVLFLDFSSEIIKNHPGGSNAELMTIYSIVNSVCKSFPEIRMVQFLVDGKVLDTLKGHVDISLPLEPIWKF; encoded by the coding sequence ATGAGAAGATCGGAGAGAAGAAAATATAGAAGGAGAATACTATGGGGAAGGGTTATAGCTGCTATAGCGATAGTTTTTATAGCCATTTGGGGGGGATATCACCTTGTAGGTTACATGGTTAAGCATAGGTTTTTCCTAAAAGAAGAAAAAGCCGTAAAGGAGATGCCAATTGAGAAGGCTTCGATAGAGGAAAAAAGGGCCGAAGTATCCAAAAAGCTGATCTATCTGTACTTGCCAGATTCTCAGTATGCGAAATTAGTAGAGGGAACTAGAGAGATAGTTGAAAGTAGTATTGAGGAAATGGTTAAGGATCTTTTTAAAATACTGTCTGAGTCTAGAGAGAGGGTAATTCCTCAAGGAGTGGAATTAAAGCATGTGTTTGTTGGTAAGGGGGTACTTTTTTTGGATTTTTCTTCTGAAATCATTAAGAATCATCCTGGCGGAAGTAATGCTGAGCTTATGACAATATATAGCATAGTTAATTCTGTTTGTAAGAGTTTTCCAGAGATCAGAATGGTTCAGTTCCTAGTAGATGGGAAGGTCTTGGATACCCTTAAGGGTCATGTAGATATATCTCTTCCTCTTGAACCTATATGGAAATTTTAA
- a CDS encoding N-acetylmuramoyl-L-alanine amidase family protein: protein MLRKSFLIFLILLFSLASHYRVLGQELSLFVDGEKKGNVSIIVSDGINYVSAEDLAKAIGGNFKYNPTNGSFSFVIEKKVFQLQVNNPTALVDGKIKLLDNFPKAVGNKIYVPLSFILSNTSIKFDPSKNLLFLGREPSFSGSQSEKPTLPLPGKVEEVSPSPSTSATPVSILPTKPDVSLSLSNVRYYSANNYTRIVFDLSKIPEYTISVEGGYIVVNLKAVRASKEEVYKIRDGLVKDVEILIGEGVTRVKVGVEGTPIYRDFILEQPPRLVLDVLRKGQPAPSPSVVSPVPSATEVRPSQGISVRSEEAEVKGKGKFLIVVDPGHGGADPGTIGPMGTKEKDVVLSISLYLREELVKRGYRVALTRDKDIYIPLEERTKIANKLRADVFISIHCNASFSSSVNGSEVYYMSLPSDSSAMAVALRENMEVGLGSEEVKRKTEMLVRILEDMMKNVKINESSKLAEEVYKALSKGNLETPVKRVAQAPFFVLRGAAMPAVLVEIGFMSNPKDEKLLRTSSWQKRIALLLADGLDVYLSSIR, encoded by the coding sequence GTGCTTCGAAAAAGCTTTTTAATTTTTTTAATCTTATTGTTTTCTCTCGCTTCCCACTATAGGGTTTTAGGGCAAGAGCTTTCTTTGTTTGTCGATGGAGAGAAAAAGGGGAACGTCTCTATTATAGTTTCTGATGGTATAAACTATGTTTCTGCAGAAGATTTAGCTAAAGCTATAGGAGGAAACTTTAAATATAATCCTACAAATGGATCTTTCAGTTTTGTTATTGAGAAGAAAGTTTTTCAACTTCAGGTAAATAACCCAACAGCTCTTGTTGATGGTAAGATCAAACTTCTTGATAATTTTCCTAAAGCCGTCGGTAATAAAATATACGTCCCACTTAGTTTTATCTTGAGCAATACATCTATAAAATTTGACCCTAGTAAAAATTTGCTGTTTCTTGGAAGAGAGCCTTCTTTTTCAGGTTCTCAATCTGAAAAGCCAACTTTACCCTTGCCTGGTAAGGTAGAGGAAGTATCTCCTTCTCCGTCTACATCTGCAACGCCAGTTAGCATACTTCCAACCAAACCTGATGTGTCTCTCTCTTTATCTAATGTTAGATATTATTCTGCTAATAATTATACTAGGATTGTTTTTGATCTTTCTAAAATTCCGGAATATACTATTTCGGTTGAAGGCGGATACATAGTAGTTAACCTGAAGGCCGTTAGAGCTTCAAAAGAGGAAGTCTACAAGATAAGGGATGGTCTTGTTAAAGATGTTGAGATTTTAATTGGAGAAGGTGTGACAAGGGTAAAGGTTGGTGTTGAGGGGACCCCAATCTATAGAGATTTTATTTTAGAGCAACCGCCTCGCCTTGTGTTGGATGTATTAAGAAAAGGGCAACCTGCGCCTTCTCCCTCGGTTGTTTCGCCAGTTCCCAGTGCTACAGAAGTAAGGCCTTCCCAGGGAATTTCTGTTCGATCTGAAGAAGCAGAGGTTAAGGGCAAGGGTAAGTTTCTTATAGTTGTAGATCCAGGACATGGGGGCGCAGATCCTGGAACAATTGGACCAATGGGTACTAAGGAAAAGGATGTTGTTCTTAGTATATCTCTTTATCTGAGAGAAGAATTGGTAAAGCGGGGATATAGGGTAGCCTTAACGAGAGACAAAGATATTTATATACCATTAGAAGAAAGGACGAAAATAGCTAATAAGCTGAGGGCTGATGTTTTTATTAGCATTCATTGCAATGCTAGTTTTTCTTCTTCAGTTAATGGTAGTGAAGTTTATTACATGTCTTTGCCGAGCGACTCTTCTGCAATGGCTGTGGCTTTGAGAGAGAATATGGAGGTAGGCTTAGGTAGTGAGGAGGTTAAGCGTAAAACGGAAATGCTTGTTAGAATCCTAGAGGACATGATGAAGAATGTAAAAATAAACGAGAGTTCCAAATTGGCAGAGGAAGTTTATAAGGCTTTGAGTAAAGGTAACTTAGAAACTCCTGTAAAGAGGGTGGCTCAAGCACCGTTTTTTGTTTTAAGAGGAGCAGCGATGCCCGCAGTGTTGGTAGAGATTGGTTTTATGAGTAATCCAAAGGATGAAAAACTGTTAAGAACCTCGTCTTGGCAAAAAAGGATAGCTTTGCTATTAGCTGATGGATTAGACGTTTATCTTTCTTCTATAAGGTAA
- a CDS encoding TldD/PmbA family protein, with product MARWIDLDLITSILDYLKTKNVFFAEAYVVYEDVFSAALSDDGLEHLEKSKGGGVGIRVIDKDGKMGFAHANSFDPNILRSIADEALKRVSLSSPDPFRKFLFPSGDYPEVCIFDGSIFSFRESEKVSVVEELYERAKGSHPKIEKIRKAEYDDGVYEIALANTEGMLLCKEGTFFSVGLAVLASGEGEKEMGYYGQEKRFFKDLDLSEVVEKTVEKAVNLLGGKRIKSQRLPLVLSPEVSCDFISLFATLLSAENVQKGKSLLANKLGDKVASSHFSLIDDGTINRGMGSSPFDGEGFPTKRKEVIEKGILKTYLHNLYTASKDGVETTGNAVRGYASVPSVGITNLFVMPGDKSPEEILRSVKRGLYVVDVMGLHTVNLISGDFSLGVSGLWIENGEMVFPVKGISIAGNILELFSKIEDVGKDLIFFGNVGGVTLLVSDVMIGGE from the coding sequence ATGGCAAGGTGGATAGATTTAGATTTGATAACGAGTATCTTGGACTATTTAAAAACTAAAAACGTTTTTTTTGCGGAAGCTTATGTTGTATATGAGGATGTTTTTTCTGCTGCTTTAAGTGATGATGGTCTTGAGCATCTTGAGAAATCTAAAGGGGGAGGAGTTGGAATAAGGGTTATTGATAAAGATGGAAAAATGGGCTTTGCTCACGCGAATAGTTTTGACCCTAATATTTTAAGAAGTATAGCTGATGAAGCGTTAAAACGTGTTTCTCTTTCTTCTCCGGATCCTTTTAGAAAGTTCCTATTTCCATCGGGGGATTATCCAGAGGTATGTATTTTTGATGGGTCTATATTCTCCTTTCGTGAGTCAGAAAAAGTTTCTGTTGTTGAGGAACTTTATGAAAGAGCTAAGGGATCTCACCCCAAAATCGAAAAAATTAGAAAAGCGGAGTACGATGATGGTGTATACGAAATAGCTTTAGCTAATACGGAAGGAATGTTACTTTGTAAGGAGGGAACCTTCTTTTCTGTAGGTCTTGCTGTTTTAGCTTCTGGGGAAGGAGAAAAAGAGATGGGATATTATGGGCAAGAGAAGAGATTCTTTAAGGATTTGGACTTGTCTGAGGTTGTTGAAAAGACTGTTGAGAAGGCGGTAAACCTGCTTGGGGGGAAACGTATAAAAAGTCAGAGGCTTCCCTTAGTGTTGTCTCCTGAGGTTTCCTGTGATTTTATATCTTTGTTTGCTACCCTTCTCTCAGCTGAAAACGTTCAAAAAGGTAAATCCTTACTTGCGAATAAGTTAGGGGATAAAGTTGCTTCTAGTCATTTTTCTCTAATAGATGATGGAACAATAAATAGAGGGATGGGTAGCAGTCCATTTGATGGAGAAGGATTCCCAACCAAGAGAAAGGAAGTTATAGAAAAAGGCATCTTAAAGACCTATCTCCATAACCTTTATACTGCATCTAAAGATGGTGTTGAAACTACGGGTAACGCTGTAAGGGGGTATGCCTCTGTCCCTTCTGTTGGTATTACTAATTTATTTGTAATGCCTGGGGATAAAAGTCCGGAGGAGATATTAAGAAGCGTAAAAAGGGGATTGTATGTCGTAGATGTAATGGGTTTGCATACCGTAAACTTGATATCTGGAGATTTTTCTCTAGGGGTTTCTGGACTATGGATAGAGAATGGTGAGATGGTTTTCCCGGTTAAGGGAATTAGTATAGCTGGAAACATTTTAGAGCTTTTTAGTAAGATTGAGGATGTGGGAAAAGATCTTATATTTTTCGGTAATGTGGGGGGAGTCACCTTACTTGTTTCGGATGTAATGATTGGAGGGGAGTGA
- the mraY gene encoding phospho-N-acetylmuramoyl-pentapeptide-transferase produces the protein MLKAFTISLFISLFLGYLILAYLKKFSIWQPIKNYGPKNHFVKTGTPTMGGISFVLSFLIGVFLLMDLPIKEVVYIVISGILCSFVGLIDDIVKVKKRTDGVKPRKKLFLQSVVALFCLIFLFKSNLYDPEVFFPFMFKVNFGEIYSPFVIFLFLACMNAVNITDGLDGLACGSSIIAFSALLIISLLQGKIEIAILILILIGSLVGFLYYNRYPAKMFMGDMGAMFLGGVLASLGLVLKVEILMPFICGIFLIDTLSVIIQIASYKFRKKRVFLMSPLHHHFELKGWKEQKVVKFFWSIELGLSILGVMFYKFGW, from the coding sequence ATGTTAAAGGCTTTTACTATATCACTGTTTATTTCGTTATTTCTAGGTTATCTTATTTTAGCTTATTTAAAAAAGTTTAGTATATGGCAGCCCATAAAAAACTACGGACCTAAGAATCATTTTGTTAAAACTGGAACACCTACAATGGGGGGCATTTCTTTTGTTCTATCTTTTTTGATAGGAGTTTTTCTTTTAATGGACCTTCCTATAAAAGAAGTTGTGTACATAGTCATATCAGGGATCCTATGCTCTTTTGTTGGACTTATAGATGATATAGTTAAAGTTAAAAAGAGAACTGATGGAGTTAAGCCAAGAAAAAAGTTGTTTCTTCAATCTGTTGTTGCATTGTTTTGTTTAATTTTTCTTTTTAAATCGAATCTTTATGACCCAGAAGTTTTTTTTCCTTTTATGTTTAAAGTAAATTTTGGAGAAATTTATTCTCCTTTTGTTATATTTTTATTTTTAGCCTGTATGAATGCGGTGAATATAACCGATGGACTCGATGGTTTAGCATGTGGGAGTTCAATAATAGCCTTTTCAGCTCTCCTTATTATATCTTTACTGCAAGGTAAGATAGAGATTGCTATCTTGATACTGATACTTATAGGGTCTCTCGTAGGATTCCTTTACTATAATCGTTATCCGGCTAAGATGTTTATGGGGGATATGGGAGCCATGTTTTTAGGAGGGGTTCTAGCTTCCTTAGGTTTGGTTTTGAAAGTTGAGATACTGATGCCCTTTATTTGCGGGATATTTTTAATTGACACTCTTAGTGTGATAATACAGATCGCGAGTTATAAATTTAGAAAGAAAAGGGTTTTTCTTATGAGTCCACTTCATCATCACTTTGAGCTTAAAGGGTGGAAAGAACAAAAGGTTGTTAAATTTTTTTGGAGCATAGAGTTGGGGCTTTCAATATTAGGAGTAATGTTTTATAAGTTTGGGTGGTGA
- the rsmH gene encoding 16S rRNA (cytosine(1402)-N(4))-methyltransferase RsmH: MHVPVMLEEVINILDPKPGDIYIDATVGLGGHAKAIAEKIFPDGLLIGIDRDNKALEIAATLLSGYNVKLIQANFRDIDVVLESQGIKKVRGVLFDLGVSSLQIDDETRGFSFIKNGPLDMRMGPDASLKAIDIINNSSLEQLVKLFKDYGEERNAYIIAKAIVERREKEKIETTLDLVEVIRKALPKPLQRKMGKHPARRVFQALRIAVNDELNSLEEGLRKSFDFLEVGGVICVISYHSLEDRIVKLLFKALCEGKVAEFVVKGTLFPSKKEVLSNPRSRSARLRAIRRVKEGEVFKSFNNSLDILRHSYCSTSNCKP; encoded by the coding sequence ATGCATGTGCCTGTGATGCTCGAGGAGGTCATAAATATATTAGACCCTAAACCAGGTGATATTTATATAGATGCTACTGTTGGATTAGGAGGTCATGCTAAAGCGATAGCGGAGAAAATATTCCCTGATGGTTTATTGATAGGGATAGATAGAGATAATAAAGCTCTTGAAATTGCAGCTACTCTTTTAAGTGGATATAACGTTAAGCTTATTCAGGCAAATTTTAGAGATATAGATGTAGTTCTCGAATCGCAAGGGATAAAGAAGGTAAGAGGAGTACTCTTTGATCTGGGGGTTTCTTCCCTTCAGATAGATGATGAAACGCGAGGATTTAGTTTTATTAAAAATGGTCCACTAGATATGAGAATGGGACCAGATGCTTCATTGAAAGCGATAGATATAATTAATAATTCGAGTTTAGAACAACTTGTTAAACTCTTTAAAGATTATGGAGAAGAAAGAAACGCTTATATTATAGCTAAAGCTATAGTTGAAAGAAGAGAAAAAGAGAAAATAGAGACCACTTTAGATCTAGTTGAAGTTATAAGAAAAGCTTTGCCTAAACCTTTGCAGAGGAAGATGGGGAAACATCCTGCAAGGAGAGTTTTTCAAGCTTTGAGAATAGCAGTTAACGATGAACTTAACTCTTTAGAAGAGGGTTTAAGGAAATCTTTTGATTTCTTAGAAGTGGGAGGAGTAATTTGCGTTATATCTTATCACTCTTTAGAGGATAGAATTGTAAAACTTCTTTTTAAAGCTCTTTGTGAAGGAAAAGTTGCAGAATTTGTAGTTAAAGGAACGCTGTTTCCGTCAAAGAAGGAAGTGCTGTCGAATCCACGTTCAAGGAGTGCTAGGTTAAGAGCAATAAGGAGAGTGAAGGAGGGTGAAGTTTTTAAGAGCTTTAATAATTCTCTTGATATTTTGCGGCATAGTTATTGTTCTACTTCAAATTGTAAGCCTTAA
- a CDS encoding penicillin-binding protein 2 has translation MFFLLLLGVVGSHVFTLQVLESEKLKLYAWREHNTVVSFSSRRGEIYDKRGKILALSVPNYSLFYYPFAGESLDRDKLRKIAFILSMSLEELENKIGEGRRFVWVRRHIPKDEAEEIREKIKELKLKSFGFVEEDKRFYPNGDMGLNILGFTGIDDQGLAGIEYAYEDFLRGDRKEIFLRRDAGGGAIPDEKILELPVGTSRRELVLTIDSILQSLCEDILKNAIVKHRAKGGCIIVLESKTAEILAMATYPLVKERNDAISWVLEPGSTLKPFIVAAAIEENIAYPGMRFFCPGYIVYADRKIGDIKTHGALTLLDVVSESCNVGMISLALKMPPELIYRYLLGFGFGDYTNVDLPGEEKGLLREPQQWYGSSRAVIGIGQGIGVTPIQLVNAMNVIANKGVLLKPVVVKELRDNGKVVYRASRTEVRRVISRDTAKILEEMLIAVVERGTGKKASIPGIRVAGKTGTAQIPIKGGYLKGEYISSFIGYFPVEDPQWIILVIIDRPSGGEYYGGEVAAPIFAEIGNAIFNIYGWGVKN, from the coding sequence TTGTTTTTTCTTTTACTTCTTGGGGTTGTAGGGAGTCACGTTTTTACACTTCAGGTTCTTGAGTCCGAAAAACTTAAGCTATATGCATGGAGGGAGCATAATACTGTTGTTTCTTTTTCTTCCAGGCGAGGAGAGATATACGATAAAAGGGGTAAAATATTAGCTTTAAGTGTTCCAAATTATTCTCTTTTTTACTACCCATTTGCGGGTGAAAGCCTTGATAGGGATAAACTTAGGAAGATAGCTTTTATTCTTTCTATGTCGCTTGAGGAACTTGAAAATAAAATAGGGGAAGGAAGAAGGTTTGTTTGGGTTCGTAGGCACATACCTAAAGATGAGGCCGAAGAGATAAGAGAAAAAATTAAAGAATTAAAATTGAAATCTTTTGGCTTTGTTGAAGAGGATAAAAGGTTTTATCCTAATGGTGACATGGGCTTAAACATTTTGGGATTTACTGGCATAGATGATCAGGGTTTAGCAGGAATAGAGTATGCTTATGAGGATTTCTTAAGAGGTGATAGAAAGGAAATCTTTTTGAGAAGAGATGCTGGCGGAGGAGCCATTCCTGATGAAAAGATTTTGGAACTTCCAGTTGGAACTTCTCGTAGAGAGCTTGTTTTGACTATAGATTCTATCCTTCAATCTTTATGTGAAGATATACTTAAGAATGCAATTGTGAAACACAGAGCTAAAGGTGGTTGTATTATAGTTTTGGAATCTAAAACTGCAGAAATTCTAGCTATGGCTACTTATCCATTAGTTAAGGAGAGAAATGATGCTATTTCATGGGTTTTGGAACCTGGCTCTACCTTAAAGCCTTTTATTGTGGCGGCTGCAATAGAGGAAAATATAGCTTATCCTGGAATGAGGTTTTTTTGCCCAGGATATATAGTTTATGCTGATAGGAAGATAGGGGATATTAAAACTCACGGAGCTTTGACATTATTGGATGTAGTAAGTGAGTCGTGCAATGTGGGTATGATAAGTTTGGCTTTGAAAATGCCACCTGAGCTTATTTACAGATATTTATTAGGTTTTGGCTTTGGTGATTATACTAACGTTGATCTCCCAGGGGAAGAAAAGGGGTTATTAAGGGAACCTCAACAGTGGTATGGATCAAGCAGGGCTGTTATAGGTATTGGCCAGGGCATTGGGGTTACTCCAATTCAACTTGTTAACGCCATGAATGTGATAGCAAACAAAGGCGTATTGCTTAAACCTGTAGTAGTTAAAGAGTTAAGGGATAACGGGAAGGTTGTTTATAGGGCTAGCAGGACGGAAGTCAGAAGGGTAATTTCTAGAGATACTGCAAAAATACTTGAAGAAATGCTTATTGCCGTAGTTGAAAGGGGTACAGGTAAAAAAGCTTCCATTCCAGGTATTAGGGTGGCCGGTAAAACGGGAACCGCTCAAATTCCAATAAAAGGGGGTTATCTTAAAGGAGAATATATTTCTTCTTTCATTGGTTATTTTCCTGTGGAAGATCCGCAATGGATTATATTAGTAATTATTGACAGACCCTCTGGAGGAGAATATTATGGTGGAGAAGTCGCTGCTCCTATTTTCGCAGAAATAGGTAATGCTATATTTAACATCTACGGCTGGGGGGTGAAAAATTGA
- the mraZ gene encoding division/cell wall cluster transcriptional repressor MraZ yields MKTFVGAYFFSVDNKGRVFIPASMREKLGKEAVLTRGLDRCLFLFPLEEWEGIVNSFNSLSFAKKEVRAFLRLLLAGASMVSIDAQGRIQIPLTLREYAKLEKEVAIIGVGNRVEIWAKDRWDVYENDVLPRFEEVAEEIF; encoded by the coding sequence GTGAAAACTTTTGTAGGAGCTTATTTTTTTAGTGTGGATAATAAGGGAAGAGTTTTTATCCCTGCAAGTATGAGGGAAAAATTAGGGAAAGAAGCTGTTCTAACCCGGGGGCTTGATAGGTGCTTGTTTTTGTTTCCGTTAGAGGAGTGGGAAGGTATAGTTAATAGCTTTAACTCTCTTTCTTTTGCTAAAAAAGAGGTCAGAGCTTTTCTAAGACTTCTTTTGGCAGGTGCTTCTATGGTTTCTATTGATGCTCAAGGTAGGATTCAAATTCCTCTGACTCTTCGGGAGTATGCAAAACTTGAGAAAGAGGTGGCCATAATAGGGGTTGGTAATAGGGTGGAGATTTGGGCGAAGGATAGATGGGACGTTTATGAAAACGATGTGCTTCCTAGGTTCGAGGAAGTTGCAGAGGAGATTTTTTAG
- the rph gene encoding ribonuclease PH encodes MSRVDGRSPEKLRPIKMERGYLIYPEGSVKIEMGNTQVICTASLEDKVPPFLKGSGKGWITAEYAMLPRSTQIRTPRDYMIKGRASGRSFEIQRMIGRALRAAVDLDRLGERTVWIDCDVLQADGGTRTASINGGFIALTEALYKLYMEGVIEEFPVKFFVAAVSVGIVDGEFLLDLCFDEDFRAEVDLNVVMNDKGEYIEIQGTAEHRAFSHSTLEKLLTLAWCGIKEIIEIQRRVLGDISEKISA; translated from the coding sequence ATGTCGAGGGTAGATGGAAGAAGTCCTGAAAAACTTAGACCTATCAAAATGGAAAGAGGGTATCTGATTTATCCCGAAGGGTCTGTGAAGATAGAAATGGGAAATACACAAGTTATATGTACAGCAAGTTTGGAGGACAAGGTTCCTCCTTTTCTGAAGGGTTCTGGGAAAGGGTGGATAACAGCTGAATATGCTATGTTGCCGAGATCTACGCAAATTAGAACACCGAGAGATTATATGATTAAAGGGAGAGCGTCTGGAAGATCTTTTGAAATACAGAGGATGATTGGTAGAGCCTTAAGGGCTGCTGTTGATCTTGATAGGCTTGGTGAAAGGACAGTATGGATAGATTGTGATGTTCTTCAAGCTGATGGTGGAACACGGACAGCTTCTATAAACGGTGGATTTATTGCTCTTACCGAAGCTTTATATAAGCTTTATATGGAAGGAGTTATTGAGGAGTTCCCTGTGAAGTTTTTTGTTGCTGCTGTTAGCGTGGGTATAGTCGATGGGGAATTTCTTTTGGATCTCTGCTTTGATGAAGATTTTAGAGCAGAGGTTGATTTGAACGTGGTCATGAATGATAAGGGTGAATATATCGAAATTCAGGGAACAGCTGAACATAGAGCTTTTTCTCACTCTACTCTTGAGAAACTATTAACTTTGGCTTGGTGTGGTATAAAAGAAATTATAGAAATTCAGAGAAGAGTTTTAGGGGATATATCTGAGAAAATAAGCGCTTAA